Within the Thermosynechococcaceae cyanobacterium Okahandja genome, the region ATACCACCCGTAAATGAGCGAGCTTGCTTCCTAATGCCTGCATCTGGGTAATTGTTTGTTTTGCTACTTCGGCAGCGGTGCCCCGCCAGCCCGCATGGATTGCGGCAACTTGCCCGGTCACCGGATCGCCAATCAGCAGTGGTACGCAGTCGGCGCTGCACACCCAAAGGGCCTGATTCACCTCGGTACTCACTAAGGCATCCGCTTCTAAACGGTTGGGGGCGGCCAATACATCGCTTGCCAGCACAACCCGATTGCCATGCACCTGCTGAGTGCGTAGCGGCATCGCACTCGTTCCTAAAGCGGCGGTTAGGGTGGCTAGGGGCTGACCCTGCCAAGCGCGGCTAAAAAAACCGTGACGAAAGGGTGAGAGCAGGTCACAGGTTAAAAACTCGCCTAATTCAGTGGTTTGCCAGTGCCACATCACCACAAATCCGCGATTACATTAATCACTAGCCCAACGATAACGCTATAGAAAAAGAACGACACAATTTGGTGGAAGAGCACAAGGCGGCGAATGCGGCGCTCCTCGATAGCCACATCGGACGTTTGGGAGGTCAGGCTAATCGTAAAGGAAAAGTACATAAAGTCAAGGTAATCGGGTTCCCCTTCCCCCGGAAAGTCAAGACCGCCAGCATAACCAAAATCGTTTAGGGTATGGTAGTTGTCATCGTAATAGTAGCGAGCATACTGTAGCGCAAAGGAGGTATGGGTTAAAAACCATGCCCCAATGACGGCCCATGTAGCCAAGCTCACCTGTAAGGTCAGCAGTGGATCGTTCGGCACTTTGGTATCCGCCAACAGTAAGCCGGTGGCCACAATGCTGGCAACAGCGGTAAACACAACTAGCACCAGAATCGTCAGAGCCTTGGGTTCCCCCACCTGCGATCGCCGTTGGGTTTGCAGGCTATTGACACTGGCAATCATCTTGAGCAGCAAGAGCAGGTAGCTGGTAATGCCAACATCCCAAGCAAAGAGAAATCGCTGCCCTAAATTGACCCAACCAGATGTTAGGGCAAGGGCCATGACAGCTAAGAGGATGGCAAGCATCAGGCGCATCCCCACGTGAAGCTGATCAATCCATTCGCTAATTTGGCTAAGGCGCATACCCCTCAGCATACTCTCTGGCAGGATGAACTACCCCACCGCACAGGCGGATGGGGTTTCTAAGACCCCAGATTCCACCGTAGCAGAGGATTTCCGTCTCTTCTTCTGCCCTAGTTGCTTCATCGAACCCGTATGCTTACGAGTCTCTGAAGTAGAGCTAAGACATCCAAGACTAACGAGGGTCGTTCCAACCCCCAGTTGCTGATTCGTTGCAACGTTGTACATCACCATCGCAGCTCCCTTGTCTCTGGAAACCTCAAAACCACAGTCAGAACAAACGTGGTAACGATTGCCAAGTTCAGCCCATTCTTTGTGAACGGCTCCACACTTAGGACAACGCTGCGATGGTTTGATTTCGCGTGTTGGAAGCTGCAACACCAACCCACCTTTCTCCTCAATCTTGTACGAGAGCATCCTGTTGAGAATCCCAAAACCGACCGAGAGAATCGATTTGTTGAGTCCTGCTTTTTGCTTCCTCCGCTGACTTCCTTTCTTTGCAGCACGGGTCATCCCTTTCGTATTCAGCTTTTCAGTCACTCCGATGTCATAACGACGTGCAATCTCTGAAGTAACTTTGTGTTGCCAGTCTGTACGCTGACGTGCAACCTTAGCTTTTAGATTAGATTCCCGTTTGTTGATTTTCCGCCAACGACGTGAAGCCTTGACCCCTTTCTTTGGAGCGCGTTTCCGTCGTTTTTGTTTGGCAACTTTGCGAACTTGCTCTTCATTTTTATGGGTGAAACGAGGATTTTCGATTTCCTCAAAGTTAGACCCATCAAACAACGTCAGAGCCGTTTCAGTCCCCAAGTCATAGGCCACAATCGACTGATACGACAGTTCAGACTCAGAGCCAAACTTCGGTGCGGGGGTGACAACCTCAACAGTGAATGATGCAAACCACTGGTGCTTGGACGGCTTGTAGACAATGGTTAGGGTCGTTGGAGTCCCCCAATGTTTTGCCTTTCCGCGCATCTTGACGGTGATACCCAAATCATTCAGCTTCACCGTTCCATGCTTGCCAGTGCTGTCAACTTTCCATCCAGACTTTGCAGGATACCCCCATCCTGAGTATTTGCGAATCGATTTGAATTTTGGCTTACCGTGCAATCCCTTGAAGAATGACTGGTATGCCAAATCAACTCGTTTCACCGTTGATTGCAGTGCTTGCGAGTGCAGCATTGCAAATTCTGGCCATTCCGCCTTAAAGGCGGGCAGGAGATTTTGCTGGTCAAAGTAGGTAATCGTCTTGCGATGATGCTTATACTCGAATTGACGATGCGAGATACAAGCATTGTAGAGATAACAGTGCAAACGACGTGCCGCAAACAAGGCTTTTTCTTGCGCCTTGTTTGGATACAGTCGAAATGTCTGTCTTCTCGTTACCACAAGATGATTTCCTTGACCTAGTGCTGACTCGATATTTGCAACTACAATGAATATAGCACATTTTTTGGGACTGACTAGAAATCGATATGACTTAGCGGCATGATTCTAAGTGCATCATTTCTTGTGGAGGTGCGCTGCTAGAGACTGTCAAAGAGTATATTCAAAGTCAATCCGGTGGGAGAGCGTAAGAGATTAGGGCTTGCGCCCTGTCGCTATCCATCCCCACCGTGTAGACGGATGGGGAATTCCGCGAGAAGAGTTAACTTAGCTGCTGTCAACTGCGGCTTAAATTTCCGCCACCGCCCGCTCAATCAAGCGGCGCGCTAGGGTCTGAACCCCGGTGTGGTAGTAGTAGTTGGTGGTCATGTCAAGGAAGGCACCAAGGTAATCCAAGTTGTCCTTCGAGATTTCAATGAAGTTCTGCAAATTATTCACGACCTTTTCACGGGTTAGGTCTCGGGAGGTGACAAACTGACCCATCCAGCCTTGCACAGCACCAAAGCTTTGCACAATAAAGCCCAACTGACCCACCGGACTGCCGCCGGGGACGATGCTACTAATGGCCTTAAAGGTGGGGTTTTCCTGCAGATCCTTGGGTTCTAGACTTTGCAGCGTGTTTAAGCATTTCAGCAAAAAGTCCGGCCCAAGGGGAATTAAGCCATCAAAGCAAATCAGGGCCGCCATGCGCATTAAGGATTCGCCACTGTAGTCCGCCAACGCACGCAGGAAATCGCTGAGGCTGTCACCCGGAATCCCGTTAATTTGGCAGAAGGCCAGAATCTCGACAATGAGTTTAATGCTCAGATCAATGGATTGTGCCCGCTCTGGTTTGGGGGTTATCTTGTCAAGAAAGCCAAGGAAGGAAATTTTCTCCCCTACTTTGTTGGCTAAGGCGGCTGCCCCAAGCAGTGCATCGGTGTTATCCACGGTTTGGTACAGCCACAGTGCCCGCTGGTACCCTTGAGACTTATCGTTAAATAGCCGCACCGCCCGCTCACCAATCTGGCGCACTAGGGCGGGGTCGCTTTCGCCGGTGACATGCCGAATGGTGTTGTCAAAGCCAACCACGTTCTGCCATTGGCCGGGGATAACGAAATCTAGGGCTTTTAGCGACATCACCGTGATGCCGCCGCTGGGCAGTTGGTCAACAACTTTGAAAATAGCTTCGCTCACGGGATCTCCTTAGTTACTGGGGGATAGGCTACTGCGCTAGTTGTGCCAAACCAACAAGGTCAAATTTTTCAATCCAAGCGCGGCGATCGCTGGCGGTAAAACTGGGATCGCGGGAGAGGACTTTCACCTGATAGCGATCGGCCACAAGGATCGCGGTTTGGGTGGTGCCAATTTCGAGGGCAGGGTAACCGGCAATGTTCTCAGTACTACTTTGGAACTTAGCCGCCGCCTCCGGTAGGCTAACGGTGTCTGAAATGGCTAGCATGGCCAACTCTTTGCCATCTTTTTTCAATTTTGCTTCGGCAAAGCCTTTTTTCTCTTGGACGTAAATGCGCTCGTAACCATCCCCTTCCGGTGGAAAGAAGCGGTTAAACTCACTGCCTTGGGTGGCCTCGCGGGCAACGGCGGCAGGGGCGTTCCGTTGGCTGCTCTCCTGCTGTACTTGTTCGTAGGGGGAGGGGGGTGTTGCCGCACAGCCGGTCACCACTAGGGTGAGGGCGAGCAGTAGGGCAGTGAACCAGCGGGTAACGGGCATGGGCATTCCGGAGTCCAACAGGCTGATCTTAACCTAGGGGGTTGAACCTGCGGTCAATGTTGCAATTCTTTTAACGTCCTGCCATTCCGCAGGGGTGAGGGGTTCAGGGGTCAAGCTGACCTGCCACTGCTCAGCAAAGGCATTGAGAAGAGCCGCTTGCACGTTTTCCGGTGGGGGTAACGCCAAGGAAGGGGGCGTGCTGCCAAACACCTGTTGCCACAGGGTCGGGTCGGGTTGCAGCAGGATGCTACCGTGTTGCAGGAGGCGATCGCCCCGCCAGCCTTGGGCACTGCCGATTATCTTCTCGCCGCCAGCGAGGGTAATATCCGCCGGGGTGGCGCTGGCAAAGCAGTTAGCCGATTGTTGGCTGTAGGGGAGGACAACATCACTGCCAAAGTGCAGGGAATACCCCAACGTTGCCCAACCTTGGATAAGAAACTGGCACAGGTGCTGATATACCTGACGGCGCGATCGCCCCAATCCCCAAGCCACAATCGAGTAGGTGAGATCCCCTTGGTGGAGCACCGCCCGCCCGCCCGTGGGTCGCCGCACTAAAGACAGGGGCTGCCCTCGCCAGACCAGCGATCGCCAGTGGTCTGGGAGGTCGCGCTGATGATACCCCAAGGAAATGGCGGCAGGCTGCCAAGTGTAAAAGCGCAAGCAAGGGCGATCGCTGTGGTGCCACAGCCACGTATCGATGGCCATTTGGAGGGCACCGGTGGTGGCGATCGCCGGAATATAGCGCCAGTGGCGTTCCCCTGCCACGGACATCCTAGTAGATCTAGTAGGTAGGGACGCTGGGATCCACCTCTTGACTCCAGGCGTTGATGCCGCCCTTGATATTAATACCCTCAATGCCCGCCTGCTTAAGAATACCCAGCGCCTTGGCAGAGCGCCCCCCCATCTTGCAATGCACAAGAAGGCGGTGGCCATTGACCAACTGGCGGACCTTTTCAACCCCGGGACCGTTTTCAATTTCGGGCAAGGGCACTAGAACCGCTCCCGGAATTTTGGCAATCTCGTACTCATTAGGGTTACGTACATCCACCAGAACGTAGTCCGTTGCCCCACTATCGAGAAGCTGTTTGAGTTCTTGAACGGTCATCTCTGGAATTTCTGCCATTTGGGCGGCCTCCTGCGCTTGGGCTTGGGGAATACCACAAAACTCTTCGTAGTCAATCAGCTTATCAATTACCGGACGCTCGGGATTGGGTCGCAGTTTTAGCTCCCGAAACTTCATCTCAAGGGCATTAAACAGCAGCAACCGACCACTGAGAGTCGTACCTTTCCCGAGAATAATTTTGATGGTTTCCGTGGCCTGAATCACGCCAATAATCCCCGGCAAAATACCCAGCACGCCCCCTTCTGCACAGGAAGGCACGAGTCCGGGAGGCGGCGGTTCCGGATACAAATCGCGATAGTTCGGCCCCCCTTCGTAGTTAAATACCGTGGCTTGGCCCTCAAAGCGGAAAATCGAGCCATAAACGTTGGGCTTGTTCAGCAGCACACAGGTATCGTTGACCAAGTAGCGGGTCGGAAAATTATCGGTGCCATCCACGACAATATCGTAGGGGGCGGCAATATCGAGAGCATTGGCCGCACTCAAACGGGTTTCGTAGAGATCCACTTGGCAGTAGGGATTAATCTCGAGAATACGCTGCTTGGCCGATTCAATTTTGGGCTTGCCCACCCACGACGTACCGTGGATCACCTGCCGTTGTAGGTTGGAGCTATCCACCACATCAAAGTCAACAATGCCCAAGCGACCAATGCCTGCTGCCGCAAGGTACAGCAGTAAGGGAGACCCCAGCCCACCGGTGCCAATGCAGAGGACACTAGCGGCTTTCAGACGTTTTTGACCCTCAACGCCCACTTCCGGCAAAATTAAATGCCGCGAATAGCGTTCGTAGTCATCTTTGGTGAGTTCAATCGTTGCAAGATCAGGATTTAGCATGGTGACAATGCAGTAAGGTCAAGCTGATCTGACCTGATCAGCAAAGGTGAGGGGTTAATTCTCCCATTGTACTCAGGTTGCCCCCCCTGCAATAGGGGTACGTTGCGTCCCTGCCTATTCCTGAAATTTTTATAAGATGGAAAGGAAAGCAATACTCACCGTCAGCATGGCACAAACATTGCATTACCACCGTAAGGCATCCCAATCCTCGTCAAGAATGCAACCCCGCTTTTTGAAGGTGGGGGTAGCCTACCTCCTGTGGTGCCTGAGTTTGTTTGGCCTCTGTGGTATCCAGCGGTTTTACGTCGGCCAGCCCTTGATGGGGCTGTTGTACCTCGTAACCTTTGGATTTTGTGGTATTGGCCAGTTTTTAGACCTATTCCTCATTCCGGGGATGGTGGATCACCGTAACACTTACCTACGGGGACGTTACCTCGTTTCGCAAGAATGGCCTGAGGAACCCACAAGCCCAATGCTACGGCTGTTGCAGGCGGCCAAAGACCATGGGGGGGTACTCTCGGCAGCCCAAGCGGCTCTCTACACTCATTTGGATGCCCAAACGATTGAGGAGCTATTGTTTGAGGCACAACGGTTGGGCTATGCCATGGTCTTTAATGATCCAGAGACGGGTGCGGTGCGCTACCGTTTTGATGTGTGACACCGAGTACCTCCTAGGGTACGTCAACAAACTCAACAAATTCAACTTCAACACATTCGACAAAAAAGACCCCCCAACGTGAGGAGGGTCTTGGGACTTAGCCTAGGAACTAGTTTGAGCAACTAGTCAAGGGTAGGCATCGATAGCACGGGTTCACTCTCGCGGTCAATCCCCTTCTCGAAGCCTGCGGCAGCAGCACGGGCGCGTCCGGCGTGCCACAGATGACCCACCAAGAAGAAGAAGGCCAAGACAAAGTGAGAGGTGGCTAGCCACGAGCGGGGCGACACAAAGTTCACCGAGTTAATTTCGGTGGCCACCCCACCCACGGAGTTCAGCGAACCCAAGGGGGCGTGGGTCATGTACTCAGCAGCACGGCGAGCTTGCCAAGGCTGAATGTCGTTTTTGATCTTGTTCAGGTCAAGACCATTGGGTCCGCGCAGCGGCTCCAGCCATGGCCCCCGGAAATCCCAGAAGCGCATGGTCTCACCACCAAAGATGATTTCACCCGTAGGCGATCGCATCAGGTATTTACCCAAGCCCGTAGGCCCTTGTGCCGAGCCGACATTCGCCCCTAGCTTTTGGTCGCGAATCAAGAACGTCATCGCTTGGGCTTGCGAGGCCTCTGGACCCGTGGGGCCATAGAACTCACTGGGATAGACCGTATTGTTAAACCAGACAAAGCAGGTGGCAATGAAGCCCATCATCGAGAGGGCACCTAAGCTGTAGGACAGATAGGCTTCCCCTGACCAGATGAAGGCGCGACGTGCCCAACCAAAGGGCTTGGTGAGGATGTGCCAGATACCGCCAAAAATGCAGATCAGGCCAATCCAGATGTGACCACCCACCACATCCTCGAGGTTATTCACGCTGACAATCCAGCCATCACCGCCAAAGGGCGACTTGAGCAGGTAACCAAAGATCACCGTGGGGTCAAGGGTGGGGTTGGTAATGACCCGTACATCACCGCCACCGGGTGCCCAGGTGTCGTAGAGACCCCCAAAGAACATGGCCTTGGCCACCAGCAGCAGGGCACCAATACCAAGGACGATCAGGTGAAACCCAAGGATCGTCGTCATTTTGTTCTTGTCTTTCCAGTCATAACCAAAGAAGGAGGAATACTCCTCTAAGGTTTCAGGCCCACGGATGGCGTGATAAACACCCCCCAGACCCAATACAGCGGAGGAAATGAGGTGAACAACCCCCACCACAAAGAAGGGGAAGGTATCCACCACTTCACCGCCGGGGCCAACCCCCCAGCCGAGGGTGGCAATGTGGGGCAGCAGAATCAGCCCCTGCTCGTACATGGGCTTTTCGGGGATGAAGTGAGCCAGTTCAAACAGGGTCATGGCACCGGCCCAGAAGACAATCAGGCCAGCATGGGCAACGTGTGCGCCCAACAGTTTACCGGACAGGTTAATTAAGCGGGCGTTGCCAGCCCACCAAGCGAACCCTGAGGATTCTTGGTCGCGATTCGTCGCAAAAATAGAGTTACTAGAGAGCGTTACCACGGGGCAGTACCTCTTCGGGGAAGACTAGGTTTTCATGGGGTTGGTCTTGCGGCGCCATCCACGCCCGAATCCCTTCGTTCAGCAGCAGGTTCTTCGTGTAGAACGTCTCAAACTCTGGGTCTTCAGCGGCCCGAATTTCCTGCGAGATGAAGTCGTAGGAGCGCAGGTTCAACGCTAACCCCACCACCCCAATCGCACTCATCCACAGACCCGTCACCGGCACAAACAGCATGAAGAAGTGCAACCAGCGCTTGTTCGAGAAGGCAATGCCAAAAATTTGGCTCCAGAAGCGGTTCGCCGTCACCATCGAATAGGTCTCTTCCGCTTGGGTTGGGTTAAAGGCACGGAACGTGCTCGCTCCTTCCCCATCTTGGAACAGGGTATTCTCGACCGTGGCACCGTGAATCGCACAC harbors:
- the pgeF gene encoding peptidoglycan editing factor PgeF, producing MWHWQTTELGEFLTCDLLSPFRHGFFSRAWQGQPLATLTAALGTSAMPLRTQQVHGNRVVLASDVLAAPNRLEADALVSTEVNQALWVCSADCVPLLIGDPVTGQVAAIHAGWRGTAAEVAKQTITQMQALGSKLAHLRVVLGPAIRGDVYQVGLNVAYALAATVTPQVEATMTAAALYECLAALDAAVAFPDPDPQRLRVDVARVNWLQLRQLGLAEGQMAVSPYCTYRDTAFFFSYRRERQKQVQWSGIISR
- the psbC gene encoding photosystem II reaction center protein CP43 — encoded protein: MVTLSSNSIFATNRDQESSGFAWWAGNARLINLSGKLLGAHVAHAGLIVFWAGAMTLFELAHFIPEKPMYEQGLILLPHIATLGWGVGPGGEVVDTFPFFVVGVVHLISSAVLGLGGVYHAIRGPETLEEYSSFFGYDWKDKNKMTTILGFHLIVLGIGALLLVAKAMFFGGLYDTWAPGGGDVRVITNPTLDPTVIFGYLLKSPFGGDGWIVSVNNLEDVVGGHIWIGLICIFGGIWHILTKPFGWARRAFIWSGEAYLSYSLGALSMMGFIATCFVWFNNTVYPSEFYGPTGPEASQAQAMTFLIRDQKLGANVGSAQGPTGLGKYLMRSPTGEIIFGGETMRFWDFRGPWLEPLRGPNGLDLNKIKNDIQPWQARRAAEYMTHAPLGSLNSVGGVATEINSVNFVSPRSWLATSHFVLAFFFLVGHLWHAGRARAAAAGFEKGIDRESEPVLSMPTLD
- a CDS encoding lipoate--protein ligase family protein, yielding MSVAGERHWRYIPAIATTGALQMAIDTWLWHHSDRPCLRFYTWQPAAISLGYHQRDLPDHWRSLVWRGQPLSLVRRPTGGRAVLHQGDLTYSIVAWGLGRSRRQVYQHLCQFLIQGWATLGYSLHFGSDVVLPYSQQSANCFASATPADITLAGGEKIIGSAQGWRGDRLLQHGSILLQPDPTLWQQVFGSTPPSLALPPPENVQAALLNAFAEQWQVSLTPEPLTPAEWQDVKRIATLTAGSTP
- a CDS encoding TM2 domain-containing protein, whose product is MQPRFLKVGVAYLLWCLSLFGLCGIQRFYVGQPLMGLLYLVTFGFCGIGQFLDLFLIPGMVDHRNTYLRGRYLVSQEWPEEPTSPMLRLLQAAKDHGGVLSAAQAALYTHLDAQTIEELLFEAQRLGYAMVFNDPETGAVRYRFDV
- the moeB gene encoding molybdopterin-synthase adenylyltransferase MoeB, translated to MLNPDLATIELTKDDYERYSRHLILPEVGVEGQKRLKAASVLCIGTGGLGSPLLLYLAAAGIGRLGIVDFDVVDSSNLQRQVIHGTSWVGKPKIESAKQRILEINPYCQVDLYETRLSAANALDIAAPYDIVVDGTDNFPTRYLVNDTCVLLNKPNVYGSIFRFEGQATVFNYEGGPNYRDLYPEPPPPGLVPSCAEGGVLGILPGIIGVIQATETIKIILGKGTTLSGRLLLFNALEMKFRELKLRPNPERPVIDKLIDYEEFCGIPQAQAQEAAQMAEIPEMTVQELKQLLDSGATDYVLVDVRNPNEYEIAKIPGAVLVPLPEIENGPGVEKVRQLVNGHRLLVHCKMGGRSAKALGILKQAGIEGINIKGGINAWSQEVDPSVPTY
- a CDS encoding DUF1345 domain-containing protein, whose amino-acid sequence is MRLSQISEWIDQLHVGMRLMLAILLAVMALALTSGWVNLGQRFLFAWDVGITSYLLLLLKMIASVNSLQTQRRSQVGEPKALTILVLVVFTAVASIVATGLLLADTKVPNDPLLTLQVSLATWAVIGAWFLTHTSFALQYARYYYDDNYHTLNDFGYAGGLDFPGEGEPDYLDFMYFSFTISLTSQTSDVAIEERRIRRLVLFHQIVSFFFYSVIVGLVINVIADLW
- a CDS encoding transposase yields the protein MVTRRQTFRLYPNKAQEKALFAARRLHCYLYNACISHRQFEYKHHRKTITYFDQQNLLPAFKAEWPEFAMLHSQALQSTVKRVDLAYQSFFKGLHGKPKFKSIRKYSGWGYPAKSGWKVDSTGKHGTVKLNDLGITVKMRGKAKHWGTPTTLTIVYKPSKHQWFASFTVEVVTPAPKFGSESELSYQSIVAYDLGTETALTLFDGSNFEEIENPRFTHKNEEQVRKVAKQKRRKRAPKKGVKASRRWRKINKRESNLKAKVARQRTDWQHKVTSEIARRYDIGVTEKLNTKGMTRAAKKGSQRRKQKAGLNKSILSVGFGILNRMLSYKIEEKGGLVLQLPTREIKPSQRCPKCGAVHKEWAELGNRYHVCSDCGFEVSRDKGAAMVMYNVATNQQLGVGTTLVSLGCLSSTSETRKHTGSMKQLGQKKRRKSSATVESGVLETPSACAVG